Proteins encoded within one genomic window of Pigmentiphaga sp. H8:
- a CDS encoding LD-carboxypeptidase gives MNRRRSSPADAHPGHDAHPGHDHGDAGGHDHHHDHDHGPGLEFPPLGTRPGVYLVSPSGAVPDPEVIARARGHLKAQGFHPVADRGALLRHERFAGTDDQRLAALTRAITQKHPIVMATRGGYGLSRILPRIDWKAMADSGKRFVGHSDFTFFQLALLARTGAVSYAGPMAAFDFGGKRVDDLTAAMFGETLRGELEILSFESEEADPVDCRGVLWGGNLAVLVSLLGTPYFPRTRGILFLEDVNEHPYRVERMLVQLAQAGVLARQQAIVLGSFTDYKLTPHDAGYDLRSVVEWLRREVKVPVVTGLPFGHVKTKATLPVGAKIGLATEAGMAYLVFPHGH, from the coding sequence ATGAACCGACGCCGCTCTTCCCCCGCCGACGCCCACCCCGGCCACGATGCGCACCCCGGCCATGATCATGGCGATGCCGGCGGCCACGATCATCACCACGACCACGACCATGGACCCGGCCTGGAGTTCCCGCCCTTGGGAACCCGGCCCGGCGTTTACCTCGTCTCGCCCTCGGGCGCGGTGCCCGACCCGGAGGTCATCGCGCGCGCTCGAGGCCACCTGAAGGCGCAGGGCTTCCATCCGGTCGCCGACCGCGGCGCGCTGCTGCGCCATGAACGCTTCGCCGGCACCGACGACCAGCGGCTGGCGGCGCTGACGCGCGCGATCACCCAGAAGCATCCGATCGTGATGGCGACGCGCGGCGGCTACGGCCTGTCCCGCATCCTGCCGCGCATAGACTGGAAAGCCATGGCCGACAGCGGCAAGCGCTTCGTCGGACACAGCGATTTCACCTTCTTCCAGCTAGCCTTGCTGGCCAGGACCGGCGCCGTCAGCTATGCCGGCCCGATGGCGGCCTTCGATTTCGGCGGCAAGCGCGTGGACGACCTGACCGCGGCGATGTTCGGCGAAACCCTGCGCGGCGAACTCGAGATCCTGAGCTTCGAGTCCGAGGAGGCCGACCCGGTCGACTGCCGCGGCGTCCTGTGGGGCGGCAACCTGGCGGTGCTGGTTTCGCTGCTGGGCACCCCGTATTTCCCGCGCACCCGCGGCATCCTGTTCCTGGAAGACGTCAACGAACACCCGTACCGGGTCGAGCGCATGCTGGTGCAACTGGCCCAGGCAGGCGTACTGGCGCGGCAGCAAGCCATCGTGCTGGGCAGCTTCACCGACTACAAACTCACCCCGCACGATGCCGGCTATGACCTGCGCTCGGTTGTCGAATGGCTGCGGCGCGAGGTGAAGGTGCCGGTCGTGACCGGCCTGCCGTTCGGCCATGTGAAGACCAAGGCGACGCTGCCGGTGGGAGCGAAGATTGGCCTGGCGACCGAAGCCGGCATGGCCTATCTGGTCTTCCCGCACGGACACTGA
- a CDS encoding ABC-F family ATPase: MISTANLTIQFGPKPLFENVSVKFGEGNRYGLIGANGSGKSTLMKIIGGDLEPSAGNVSLEPNTRLGKLRQDQFAFEDVRVLDVVLMGHAEMWQAMSDRDAIYANPDATDEDYMRAADLEAKFAEYDGYTAEARAGELLLGLEIPVEQHQQPMREIAPGWKLRVLLAQALFSNPDVLLLDEPTNNLDINTIRWLETVLNQYQSTMIIISHDRHFLNQVCTHMADLDYREVRIYPGNYDDYMLASAQARERLMSSNAKAKERITELQDFVRRFSANKSKARQATSRLKQIDKLKADTVEVKPSSRQNPYIRFEMAKVMHRQAVEIEGIVKGYDHPVIPKYSAMVEAGEKIAIIGANGVGKTTLLRMLAGDLAPDQGTIKWSENANLGYMAQDVSDNFQTDDNVFDWMGQWRQPGDDDQAIRSVLGRLLFSSDDIGKAVGVLSGGEKNRMMFGKLMLRKHNVLLLDEPTNHLDMESIESLQLALEKFQGTLFFVSHDREFVSGLASRIIEILPDGQLIDYKGTYDEYLASRGIED, encoded by the coding sequence GTGATTTCCACCGCCAACCTCACCATCCAGTTCGGTCCCAAACCCCTGTTCGAGAATGTCTCGGTCAAGTTCGGGGAAGGCAACCGCTATGGCCTCATCGGTGCGAACGGCAGCGGCAAGTCCACGCTGATGAAGATCATCGGCGGCGATCTCGAACCGTCGGCCGGCAACGTCTCGCTCGAGCCCAACACCCGCCTGGGCAAGCTGCGCCAGGACCAGTTCGCCTTTGAAGACGTGCGCGTGCTGGACGTCGTGCTGATGGGCCACGCCGAAATGTGGCAGGCCATGAGCGACCGGGACGCCATCTACGCCAATCCCGACGCCACCGACGAAGACTACATGCGGGCGGCCGACCTCGAGGCCAAGTTCGCCGAATACGACGGCTATACGGCGGAAGCCCGCGCCGGCGAGCTGCTGCTGGGCCTGGAAATCCCGGTCGAGCAGCACCAGCAGCCCATGCGCGAGATCGCGCCGGGCTGGAAGCTGCGGGTGCTGCTGGCGCAGGCGCTGTTCTCGAACCCCGACGTGCTGCTGCTGGACGAACCCACCAACAACCTCGACATCAACACCATCCGCTGGCTGGAAACGGTCCTGAACCAGTACCAGTCGACGATGATCATCATCAGCCACGATCGCCACTTCCTGAACCAGGTCTGCACCCACATGGCCGACCTGGACTACCGCGAGGTGCGCATCTACCCCGGCAACTACGACGACTACATGCTGGCTTCGGCCCAGGCGCGCGAGCGCCTGATGAGTTCCAACGCCAAGGCCAAGGAACGCATCACCGAGTTGCAGGATTTCGTGCGCCGCTTCTCGGCCAACAAGTCCAAGGCCCGGCAGGCCACTTCGCGCCTGAAGCAGATCGACAAGCTCAAGGCCGATACCGTCGAGGTCAAGCCCTCGTCGCGCCAGAACCCGTACATCCGCTTCGAAATGGCCAAGGTCATGCACCGCCAGGCGGTCGAGATCGAGGGCATCGTCAAGGGCTACGACCACCCCGTCATCCCGAAGTACTCCGCGATGGTCGAGGCAGGCGAGAAAATCGCCATCATCGGCGCCAACGGCGTGGGCAAGACCACGCTGCTGCGCATGCTGGCCGGCGATCTGGCGCCCGACCAGGGCACGATCAAATGGTCCGAGAACGCCAACCTGGGCTACATGGCGCAGGACGTGTCCGACAACTTCCAGACCGACGACAACGTCTTCGACTGGATGGGCCAGTGGCGCCAGCCCGGCGACGACGACCAGGCCATCCGCTCGGTGCTGGGGCGTCTGCTGTTCTCCAGCGACGATATCGGCAAGGCCGTGGGCGTGCTGTCGGGCGGCGAGAAGAACCGGATGATGTTCGGCAAGCTCATGCTGCGCAAGCACAACGTGCTGCTGCTGGACGAGCCCACCAACCACCTGGACATGGAGTCGATCGAGTCGCTGCAACTGGCGCTGGAGAAATTCCAGGGTACGCTGTTCTTCGTGTCGCACGACCGCGAGTTCGTATCGGGCCTGGCCAGTCGTATCATTGAAATACTGCCCGACGGCCAGTTGATCGACTACAAGGGCACGTACGACGAGTACCTGGCCTCGCGCGGCATCGAGGACTGA
- a CDS encoding monovalent cation/H+ antiporter subunit A, which produces MSLLILLALPFAGSVLAALLPANARNREAWLAGLVALAGTVQAALLYPEISYGGVVRYELAWLPSLGLNFVLRMDGLAWIFSLMITGIGLLVVLYARYYMSPEDPVPRFFSFFLAFMGAMLGVVLSGNLIQLALFWELTSLVSFLLIGYWHHRPDARRGARMALTVTAAGGLCLFAGILVLGHIVGSYDLETVLSSGDLIRSHPVYEVALVLIALGALTKSAQFPFHFWLPHAMAAPTPVSAYLHSATMVKAGVFLLARLWPVLAGTEEWFWIIGGAGLCTLLLGAYTAIFQQDLKGLLAYSTISHLGLITLLLGLGSPLALVAAVFHIMNHATFKASLFMAAGIIDHECGTRDIRRLSGLAQVMPITATLAMVAGAAMAGVPLLNGFISKEMFFTEAVVVGNAVGMSHALPIAATVAGAFSVAYSWRFLHDVFFGPAPHDLPRTPHEAPRWMRFPAEVLAFLCLAVGVAPGYTIAPFLATAVRAILGDAVPSYSLAIWHGFNLPLVMSFVALVGGSALYMILQKTLRLSTVERLPLFYKFNGKRAFERVMSFAIGLADRLTNSLGARGLQSQLLGIVAFAILVAVVTLYGRPLLMPAVQTSPIDPTFAILWLIGIACAIGTAYQAKYHRLASLIMMGGAGLVTCITFVWFSAPDLALTQLLVEVVTTILLLLGLRWLPRRKEPKELGIRVPAIAWLHRVRDLAIAVAGGAGMALLAYAVLTRPYPDTISNYFLERALTEGGGTNVVNVLLVDFRGFDTLGEISVLGIVALTVYALLRRFRPAPESIALPHQQIDQGKTDAAARAGDDPAVGYLLMPSVLIRLALPIIALFAVFLFMRGHNLPGGGFVAGLTLSVAFILQYMVGGTAWVESKMRLHPQRWIGLGLLFAVLTGMGAWLFGYPFLTSHGAHLHLPLVGEIHVPSAFLFDLGVFSLVVGATMLILTALGHQSIRSHRAAQQAEAELPRGGARWK; this is translated from the coding sequence ATGTCCTTGCTGATTCTCCTCGCGCTTCCCTTCGCCGGCAGTGTCTTGGCGGCCTTGCTGCCCGCCAATGCGCGAAACCGGGAAGCCTGGCTTGCCGGTTTGGTCGCATTGGCGGGAACGGTACAGGCCGCCCTGCTCTACCCCGAGATCTCGTACGGCGGCGTGGTCCGCTACGAGCTCGCCTGGCTGCCATCGCTGGGGCTGAACTTCGTCCTGCGCATGGACGGGCTGGCCTGGATATTCAGCCTGATGATCACCGGCATCGGTTTGCTCGTGGTGCTGTACGCGCGCTACTACATGTCGCCGGAAGATCCGGTGCCGCGCTTCTTCTCCTTCTTCCTCGCCTTCATGGGCGCCATGCTGGGCGTGGTCCTGTCCGGCAACCTGATCCAGCTCGCGCTGTTCTGGGAACTGACCAGCCTGGTGTCCTTCCTGCTGATCGGCTACTGGCACCACCGGCCCGACGCACGGCGCGGAGCGCGCATGGCGCTCACGGTCACCGCCGCCGGCGGCCTGTGCCTGTTCGCGGGCATCCTGGTGCTGGGGCACATCGTCGGCAGCTATGACCTGGAAACGGTGCTGTCCTCGGGCGACCTGATCCGCTCGCACCCCGTCTACGAGGTCGCGCTGGTCCTGATCGCGCTGGGCGCGCTGACCAAGAGCGCGCAATTCCCCTTCCACTTCTGGCTGCCCCACGCCATGGCGGCGCCGACCCCGGTGTCCGCTTACCTGCACTCGGCCACCATGGTCAAGGCCGGGGTGTTCCTGCTCGCCCGGCTGTGGCCGGTGCTGGCCGGCACCGAGGAATGGTTCTGGATCATCGGGGGAGCGGGCCTGTGCACGCTGCTGCTGGGCGCCTACACGGCGATCTTCCAGCAGGACCTGAAGGGGCTGCTGGCCTATTCCACCATCAGCCACCTGGGCCTGATCACGCTGCTGCTGGGGCTGGGCAGCCCGCTCGCGCTGGTGGCCGCGGTCTTCCACATCATGAACCACGCGACCTTCAAGGCCTCGCTGTTCATGGCGGCCGGCATCATCGACCACGAATGCGGCACGCGCGACATCCGCCGGCTTAGCGGGCTGGCCCAGGTCATGCCCATCACGGCCACGCTGGCCATGGTGGCCGGGGCCGCGATGGCCGGCGTGCCGCTCTTGAACGGCTTCATCTCCAAGGAGATGTTCTTCACCGAAGCCGTGGTGGTCGGCAACGCCGTCGGCATGAGCCACGCGCTGCCCATCGCCGCCACCGTGGCCGGCGCCTTCAGCGTGGCCTATTCGTGGCGCTTCCTGCACGACGTGTTCTTCGGGCCGGCGCCGCACGACCTGCCCCGCACCCCGCACGAGGCCCCGCGCTGGATGCGCTTTCCCGCCGAGGTCCTGGCCTTCCTGTGCCTGGCCGTGGGCGTGGCCCCGGGCTATACCATCGCCCCCTTCCTGGCGACCGCCGTGCGCGCCATCCTGGGCGACGCGGTGCCCAGCTACAGCCTGGCCATCTGGCACGGCTTCAACCTGCCGCTGGTCATGAGCTTCGTCGCGCTGGTGGGCGGATCGGCGCTGTACATGATCCTGCAGAAGACCCTGCGCCTGAGCACGGTCGAGCGCCTGCCGCTGTTCTACAAATTCAATGGCAAGCGGGCCTTCGAACGCGTCATGAGCTTCGCCATCGGCCTGGCCGACCGGCTGACCAACAGCCTGGGCGCGCGCGGCCTGCAATCGCAACTGCTGGGCATCGTCGCCTTCGCCATCCTGGTGGCGGTCGTCACGCTGTATGGCCGGCCGCTGCTGATGCCCGCCGTGCAGACCTCGCCCATCGACCCGACCTTCGCCATCCTGTGGCTGATCGGCATCGCCTGCGCCATCGGCACCGCCTACCAGGCCAAGTACCACCGGCTGGCCTCGCTGATCATGATGGGCGGTGCCGGGCTGGTCACCTGCATCACCTTCGTCTGGTTCTCGGCCCCCGACCTGGCGCTGACCCAGCTGCTGGTCGAGGTGGTCACCACCATCCTGCTGCTGCTCGGCCTGCGCTGGCTGCCGCGCCGCAAGGAGCCCAAGGAACTGGGCATACGCGTGCCCGCCATCGCCTGGCTACACCGGGTGCGCGACCTAGCCATCGCCGTGGCGGGCGGCGCCGGCATGGCGCTGCTGGCCTATGCCGTGCTGACGCGCCCCTATCCCGACACCATCTCCAACTATTTCCTGGAGCGGGCGTTGACCGAGGGCGGCGGCACCAACGTCGTCAACGTGCTGCTGGTGGATTTCCGCGGCTTCGACACGCTGGGCGAAATCTCGGTGCTGGGCATCGTCGCGCTGACCGTCTACGCGCTGCTGCGGCGCTTCCGCCCCGCTCCCGAAAGCATCGCCCTGCCGCACCAGCAGATCGACCAGGGCAAGACCGACGCCGCCGCGCGCGCCGGCGACGACCCGGCGGTGGGCTACCTGCTGATGCCGTCGGTGCTGATCCGGCTCGCGCTGCCCATCATCGCGCTGTTCGCCGTATTCCTGTTCATGCGCGGGCACAACCTGCCCGGAGGCGGCTTCGTCGCCGGGCTGACGCTGTCGGTGGCTTTCATCCTGCAATACATGGTGGGCGGCACCGCTTGGGTCGAATCCAAGATGCGCCTGCATCCGCAGCGCTGGATAGGCCTGGGCCTGCTGTTCGCCGTGCTGACCGGCATGGGCGCCTGGCTGTTCGGCTACCCCTTCCTGACCTCGCACGGTGCCCACTTGCACCTGCCCCTGGTGGGCGAGATCCACGTGCCCAGCGCCTTTCTTTTCGACCTGGGCGTGTTCAGCCTGGTCGTCGGAGCCACGATGCTTATCCTTACCGCCCTGGGCCACCAGTCCATACGCAGCCACCGCGCCGCGCAGCAGGCCGAGGCCGAGCTTCCCCGGGGAGGTGCCCGGTGGAAGTGA
- a CDS encoding monovalent cation/H+ antiporter subunit D, which translates to MMLSWHDHLMIVPIVLPMLVAGFMLLLGEGRATAKAVVNVAATLALLAVAIALLRQADTGPVRVAVYLAANWPAPFGIALALDRLSAIMLLLTAIMALGSLLYSLARWHRAGVHFHPLFQLQLMGLNGAFLTADLFNLFVFFEILLAASYGLLLHGSGPQRVKAGLHYIAVNLAGSSLFLIGVALIYGVTGTLNMADVAVRIGQVAGSDRMLMEAGAAILGVAFLIKAGAWPLNFWLPPSYAAASPPAAALFSIMTKVGVYVILRLSLLMFGDQAGESSGFVQQWILYVGLATLTFGTLGMLASQNTGRLAGFAVIISSGTLLSAVGFGRDSVTAAALFYLVSSTLALGAFFLLQELMERSRTFGADLLAVTLEAFGLDRPVDTEEDMSTTDIGVAIPAAMAFLGLSFIACALVLSGLPPLSGFVAKFALLTTILNPEGLTPEVGSPEPVLAWVLLGLLVASGLTTVVSLTRIGIRAFWVPSGRAQPRLRVIEVFPIAAMLVLGIVLMVQAQPAMRYFTDTARALHHPDDYVRGIMSARQAGPGGATP; encoded by the coding sequence ATGATGCTGTCCTGGCATGACCATCTCATGATCGTCCCCATCGTCCTGCCCATGCTGGTGGCCGGCTTCATGCTGCTGCTGGGCGAAGGCCGCGCCACGGCCAAGGCCGTCGTCAACGTGGCGGCCACGCTGGCGCTGCTGGCCGTGGCGATCGCGCTGCTGCGGCAGGCGGACACCGGCCCGGTGCGGGTGGCCGTCTACCTGGCCGCCAACTGGCCGGCGCCCTTCGGCATCGCGCTGGCGCTGGACCGGCTGTCGGCCATCATGCTGCTGCTGACCGCCATCATGGCGCTGGGCTCGCTGCTGTATTCGCTGGCCAGGTGGCATCGCGCGGGGGTCCATTTCCATCCGCTGTTCCAGCTTCAGCTGATGGGGCTCAACGGCGCGTTCCTGACCGCGGACCTCTTCAACCTGTTCGTGTTCTTCGAGATCCTGCTGGCGGCCTCCTACGGGCTGCTGCTGCACGGGTCCGGGCCGCAGCGGGTCAAGGCCGGCCTGCACTACATCGCCGTCAACCTGGCCGGGTCCTCGCTGTTCCTGATCGGCGTGGCGCTGATCTACGGCGTGACCGGCACGCTGAACATGGCCGACGTGGCCGTGCGCATCGGCCAGGTCGCGGGGTCCGACCGCATGCTGATGGAAGCAGGCGCCGCCATCCTGGGCGTGGCCTTCCTGATCAAGGCGGGCGCCTGGCCGCTGAATTTCTGGCTGCCGCCCTCGTACGCCGCCGCCTCGCCGCCCGCCGCCGCCCTGTTCTCCATCATGACCAAGGTGGGCGTGTATGTGATCCTGCGGCTGTCGCTGCTGATGTTCGGCGACCAGGCCGGCGAATCCAGCGGCTTCGTCCAGCAATGGATCCTGTACGTCGGGCTGGCCACGCTGACCTTCGGTACGCTGGGCATGCTGGCCTCGCAGAACACCGGGCGGCTGGCGGGCTTCGCGGTCATCATCTCTTCCGGCACGCTGCTGTCGGCCGTGGGCTTCGGCCGCGACAGCGTGACGGCCGCCGCCCTGTTCTACCTGGTCAGCTCGACGCTGGCACTGGGCGCCTTTTTCCTGCTGCAGGAACTGATGGAGCGCAGCCGGACCTTCGGCGCCGACCTGCTGGCGGTCACGCTGGAAGCCTTCGGCCTGGACCGCCCGGTCGACACCGAAGAAGACATGAGCACGACCGACATCGGCGTGGCCATCCCCGCCGCCATGGCCTTCCTGGGGCTGAGCTTCATCGCGTGCGCGCTGGTGCTGTCCGGGCTGCCGCCACTGTCGGGTTTCGTCGCCAAGTTCGCGCTGCTGACCACCATCCTGAACCCCGAGGGGCTCACGCCCGAGGTCGGCAGCCCCGAGCCCGTGCTGGCCTGGGTGCTGCTGGGCCTGCTGGTGGCCTCGGGCCTGACGACCGTGGTGTCGCTGACCCGCATCGGCATACGCGCCTTCTGGGTTCCCTCCGGCCGCGCCCAGCCCCGGTTGCGCGTGATCGAGGTCTTTCCCATCGCCGCCATGCTGGTGCTGGGCATCGTGCTAATGGTCCAGGCCCAGCCCGCCATGCGCTATTTCACCGACACCGCCCGCGCCCTGCACCATCCCGACGACTACGTGCGCGGCATCATGTCGGCCCGGCAGGCCGGCCCAGGAGGCGCCACCCCATGA
- a CDS encoding BMP family protein: MRVKVLLFGSPGYGSFNQCGVAGVEIARRAGRQVELIWIESTGPAIRAARVIDVCHRGADLVVAYGSAGDYPVAMAAERFPHIHFVVVQGSHLAENCAVYGVLQEQSAFLAGVAAAAESRTGGLGHLSAVKTDAALSARAAYVDGAMRQSPGMGMMTSFCGSQDDEGLAFETCEAMAKRGVDVVFAAIDGGRPGAVLACQKFRLRQIGAIVDWTETDPKLFVGSAISDTGRCIAAAIQDHAEGNLPFGTRIDYGVERPEYVRLALSPLAGPSTRQAVDEWSQALVRGEVAPSREYVGREFDLSGLLSRI, from the coding sequence ATGCGGGTCAAGGTCCTGCTTTTCGGCTCTCCCGGCTACGGCAGCTTCAACCAATGCGGCGTGGCCGGCGTGGAAATCGCCCGGCGCGCCGGCCGCCAGGTCGAACTGATCTGGATCGAATCCACCGGCCCGGCCATACGCGCGGCGCGCGTGATCGACGTCTGCCATCGCGGCGCGGACCTGGTCGTGGCCTACGGCAGCGCCGGCGACTATCCGGTGGCCATGGCCGCCGAACGCTTTCCCCACATCCATTTCGTCGTGGTCCAGGGCTCGCACCTGGCCGAGAACTGCGCGGTCTATGGCGTCCTGCAGGAGCAGTCGGCCTTCCTGGCCGGGGTCGCGGCGGCCGCCGAGAGCCGTACCGGCGGGCTGGGCCACCTGTCGGCGGTCAAGACCGACGCCGCGCTGTCGGCCCGGGCGGCCTATGTGGACGGGGCGATGCGGCAGTCGCCGGGCATGGGCATGATGACGTCCTTCTGCGGCAGCCAGGACGACGAAGGCCTGGCCTTCGAGACCTGCGAGGCCATGGCCAAGCGCGGCGTGGACGTGGTGTTCGCGGCCATCGACGGGGGCCGGCCGGGCGCGGTGCTGGCCTGCCAGAAATTCCGGCTGCGCCAGATTGGTGCAATCGTCGACTGGACCGAGACCGATCCGAAGCTGTTCGTGGGCTCGGCCATTTCGGACACCGGCCGCTGCATCGCGGCGGCCATCCAGGACCATGCCGAGGGCAATCTGCCTTTCGGCACCCGTATCGACTATGGCGTGGAGCGCCCCGAATATGTCCGGCTGGCGCTCAGCCCGCTGGCCGGGCCGTCCACGCGGCAGGCCGTGGACGAATGGAGCCAGGCGCTGGTGCGGGGCGAGGTCGCCCCGAGCCGTGAATACGTGGGGCGGGAATTCGACCTGAGCGGGCTGCTTAGCCGGATATAG
- a CDS encoding K+/H+ antiporter subunit F codes for MNGMLEWASLFSLLCIAIAMLLATLRLLKGPAAQDRVLALDTMYICAMLMLLVLGIRTGSTEYFEAAVTIALLGFVSSVALAKFLLRGEVIE; via the coding sequence ATGAATGGCATGCTCGAATGGGCCAGCCTGTTCTCGCTGCTGTGCATCGCCATCGCCATGCTGCTGGCCACGCTGCGGCTGCTGAAGGGCCCGGCCGCGCAGGACCGGGTGCTGGCGCTGGACACCATGTACATCTGCGCGATGCTGATGCTGCTGGTGCTGGGCATACGGACCGGCAGCACGGAGTATTTCGAGGCCGCGGTCACGATCGCGCTGCTGGGCTTCGTCAGTTCCGTGGCGCTGGCCAAGTTCCTGCTGCGCGGCGAGGTGATCGAATGA
- a CDS encoding Na+/H+ antiporter subunit E: MIRRIVPWPLTSLFLLAMWLLLNQTLSLGHVLLGALLAIAVPLWTAPLRPVRARLRRPGVALKLLGVVILDSVKSNFDVARVILGSKARRDNSGFIRMPLALRDSHGLTTLALILTAIPGTVCVELADDKSWLLIHVLDLNDEQYWIDTIHTRYEQPLMEIFE; the protein is encoded by the coding sequence ATGATCAGACGCATCGTTCCCTGGCCGCTTACCTCGCTGTTCCTGCTGGCGATGTGGCTGCTGCTCAACCAGACGCTCTCGCTCGGCCACGTCCTGCTGGGCGCCCTGCTGGCCATCGCCGTGCCGCTGTGGACCGCTCCGCTGCGGCCGGTCAGGGCCCGCCTGCGCCGGCCCGGCGTGGCCCTGAAGCTGTTGGGCGTCGTGATCCTGGACAGCGTCAAGTCCAATTTCGACGTCGCGCGGGTCATCCTGGGCTCCAAGGCCAGGCGCGACAACTCGGGCTTCATCCGGATGCCGCTGGCCCTTCGGGACTCGCACGGATTGACCACCCTGGCGCTGATCCTGACCGCGATCCCCGGCACGGTCTGCGTCGAGTTGGCCGACGACAAGAGCTGGCTGCTGATCCACGTGCTGGACCTGAACGACGAACAGTACTGGATCGATACGATCCATACCCGTTATGAACAACCGCTGATGGAGATCTTCGAATGA
- the mnhG gene encoding monovalent cation/H(+) antiporter subunit G, which produces MTGEMVLPLWAEIVVSLLMVAGGVLTLVGCLGLWRFHSFYQRMHGPTLGATMGMVFIVLASMLYFTMADEGPALHEVLIAVFLTLTVPATTLMLARAALYRHRRAGKDVPLPDGGATAARFRTDTLDDEHYYSVDEKEGPPPAP; this is translated from the coding sequence ATGACGGGCGAGATGGTATTGCCGCTGTGGGCGGAAATCGTGGTCTCGCTGCTAATGGTGGCGGGCGGCGTGCTGACGCTGGTCGGCTGCCTGGGGTTATGGCGCTTCCACAGTTTCTACCAGCGTATGCACGGGCCGACGCTGGGGGCGACGATGGGAATGGTGTTCATCGTGCTGGCATCCATGCTGTATTTCACGATGGCTGACGAGGGCCCCGCGCTGCACGAGGTGCTGATCGCCGTGTTCCTGACCTTGACGGTGCCGGCCACGACCTTGATGCTGGCGCGGGCGGCGTTGTATCGGCATCGGCGTGCGGGCAAGGACGTACCGTTGCCCGACGGTGGGGCCACGGCGGCAAGGTTCCGTACCGATACGCTGGATGACGAGCACTATTACTCCGTGGACGAGAAGGAAGGCCCGCCCCCCGCGCCCTGA
- the tadA gene encoding tRNA adenosine(34) deaminase TadA: MSDSPDVILMRRALALAEQAWRDGEVPVGAVLCDASGRILGEGANRPVGSHDPTAHAEIQALRAACLAAGNYRLPGATLYVTLEPCAMCMGAMLHARLARVVYGASDPKTGACGGVLDLPSIAVLNHQTRVEGGVLATECGELLRAFFRQKREAARGGPPLPSESA, from the coding sequence ATGTCCGATTCTCCCGATGTCATCCTGATGCGGCGCGCGCTGGCGCTGGCCGAACAAGCCTGGCGCGACGGCGAGGTACCGGTCGGTGCCGTGCTCTGCGACGCTTCGGGTCGCATCCTGGGCGAGGGCGCCAACCGCCCGGTCGGCAGCCACGATCCCACCGCGCACGCCGAGATCCAGGCCCTGCGCGCGGCCTGCCTGGCCGCCGGCAACTACCGCCTGCCCGGCGCCACGCTCTACGTCACCCTGGAACCCTGCGCCATGTGCATGGGCGCCATGCTGCACGCGCGGCTGGCGCGCGTGGTGTATGGCGCGTCCGATCCCAAGACCGGGGCCTGCGGCGGCGTTCTCGACCTGCCGTCCATTGCCGTGCTGAATCACCAGACCCGGGTCGAGGGCGGCGTGCTCGCCACCGAATGCGGCGAACTGCTCCGCGCCTTCTTCCGCCAGAAACGCGAGGCCGCCCGCGGCGGCCCGCCACTTCCTTCCGAGTCCGCATGA
- a CDS encoding Na+/H+ antiporter subunit C encodes MEVIIAIAIGALGGSGIWLLLRPRTFQVIMGISLVSYAVNLFIFSMGKLSLDQIPILRASRASEVADYADPLPQALVLTAIVIGFAMTALFLVLMLASRGLSGTDHVDGREGE; translated from the coding sequence GTGGAAGTGATCATCGCCATCGCCATCGGCGCGCTGGGCGGCTCCGGCATCTGGCTGCTGCTGCGGCCCCGGACCTTCCAGGTCATCATGGGCATCTCGCTGGTGTCCTATGCCGTGAACCTGTTCATTTTCTCGATGGGCAAGCTGTCCCTGGACCAGATCCCCATCCTGCGGGCCAGCCGCGCCAGCGAGGTCGCCGACTACGCCGACCCGCTGCCCCAGGCGCTGGTGCTGACCGCCATCGTCATCGGCTTCGCCATGACCGCGCTCTTCCTGGTCCTCATGCTCGCTTCGCGCGGCCTGAGCGGCACCGACCACGTGGACGGCAGGGAGGGTGAATGA